From a single Pseudomonas triticicola genomic region:
- a CDS encoding winged helix-turn-helix transcriptional regulator codes for MNNANIDISSGTASCPSRYLLDQIGDKWTMLILTTLCEKPLRFNELRRCLDGITQKALTQALRRLERNGILARRVIPSSQVGVEYRITPLGRTLEEPFKALHIWTIVHLATVVKAQLDFDEREAEAE; via the coding sequence ATGAATAATGCCAACATCGACATATCAAGCGGGACGGCCAGCTGTCCAAGCCGCTATTTGTTGGATCAGATCGGTGACAAGTGGACGATGTTGATTCTCACGACACTGTGTGAAAAGCCGCTTCGCTTTAACGAACTGAGGCGGTGCCTGGACGGTATCACTCAAAAAGCGCTGACCCAGGCGCTCAGAAGGCTCGAACGCAACGGGATCCTTGCGCGCCGTGTCATACCCTCTTCACAAGTGGGGGTGGAGTATCGAATCACGCCGCTTGGGCGGACACTGGAAGAACCTTTCAAAGCTCTACATATCTGGACGATTGTGCATCTGGCGACAGTCGTCAAGGCGCAATTGGATTTTGATGAGCGCGAAGCAGAAGCGGAATGA